The following is a genomic window from Amycolatopsis australiensis.
GCCGAACTCGACCGGGCCTAGGAAGGTGGCCTCCCCGAAAAGAGCGTCGCCGCCGAACCGGGCCGCCGCGAAGTCGGCCCGTCCGGTGAATTCGGCCCCCCGGAAACGCGCGGTCCGCACCTGGCATTGACCGAAGTCGAAGTCGGCCAGCTTCGCGTCGGTGAGGTCGAGGTCGAGGTCTCGCCAGAAGCCGGCCGGGTCGGCGGGCCGCAGGTGTGCACGGAGGATGCGTTGCGCGGTGAGCCGCACCTGCAGTTCCTGCTGACGACGTTCGTTCTCCTCCCGGTCCGGCCCCGGCGCCTGCTCGGCGGCCGGGCGGTCAGCCACCGGGTGCAGGTAGGGCATCCGCAGGTAGGCGCACAACACGTTGACGATGGTCTGCCGCTGTGCCGGCGTGCCTTGCGCGAGGTCTTCCAGCGCGTACACACCGGCGAGACGGACCGCCGCCTTGTCCGAGCCGAGCTGGTCCGACGCCTTGGTGAACCGTTCGGCGAAAAGCTTGATGTCCTCGCGTCGTTCGGCGGCCTCGCCCAGTTGCTGCTTGCGGTAGGCGACGACCAGCGCCACGACGGCACCCACCCCGCCCACCACGGCCAGCACGATCTTGGCGAAGTCGAAGCTGTCGGCGGCCGTCCAGCCGCCTGCCTGCCGGATCGGCGGACGGCCCAGCAGCAGCCAAAGCAGCGCTCCGAGCCCGGCCGCGGCGACCACCGCCACGGCAAGCAGGAGCACGATGTTGAGGCCCAGTGAGAGACGAAGGCGTGGCCGGTCGTCCATGGAGCGTCGGCGTAGCGGCATGAGAAGCGTCATACCGCTTCGGCAGGCATCACCACAACGCTCCGAATGAAGCGGCGAGTCAACCGCTGACCACGCGGTGGTGGCTGGTCACCCGGCCGTCTTCGTGCAGTACGTGCAGCAGCAACGCCGGCGGGCGGTCGTACTCCAACGGGCCGCCGTCGGCCCAGCCGCGGTCCGCGCCCGGCTCCACCGGCAGCAGCGAGCCCGACACCACGCCCGGGGCGATGCGCAGCGGCACTCCGGCGAACGTCGTCGACGCGCCCGTGTGGACGTGGCCCGCCAGCAACGCCTTCACGCGCGGGTGCCGGCCCAGCACGGCCGCCAGCCGGTCCTCCCCCGACTGCCGGATCGCGTCGACCAGCGGGACACCCACCTCGACCGGTGGATGGTGGAACGCGACCAGCGCCGGGCCGTCGCCGCCGCCGAGGACGCCGTCGAGCCAGTCCAGCGTCTCGTCGGCGAGAAGACCCGCGCCGCGGCCCGGGATCGTCGAATCGCACATCGCGAACAGGACGCCGCCGACCTCCCGCGCGAAGTTGATCGGCGCGTCCGACGGCGGCAGGCCCAGCAGGCCCGCGCGGAAGGCCGCGCGCACGTCGTGGTTGCCCGGGCACACCAGCACCGGCGCCGGGTGCTCGAGCAGCTCGGCGGCGCGCGCGTACTCCGCAGCCGCGCCGTGGTCGGCGATGTCGCCCGTCACCACCAGCGCGTCGATCGGGCGAGCGAGCCCGCCGAGGTAGGCCATCACGGCGGCGACGCGGTGCTCGGCCCGCGGGTCGTCGTCCAGGTGCAGGTCGCTCAGGTGCGCGATGATCATCTTCCGTCCTTCCCCAGGTACGCCAACGCCTTCACCCAGTTGCGGACCAGCACCGTGGACGCGGCGGGCAGGTCGCCCGCGCGCAGGGCGGCGGCGATCCGGCGGTGCTCGCCGATGCTCTCCCCGGCGCGGGCGGTGCCGCCGAAGTAGCACGATTCGTAGCGCTTGAGCAGCGGCTTGGTCTGCTCGATCAGCCGCAGCAGGTGCGGGTTGGGGCAGCGGGACAGCAGCAGCGCGTGCCACCGGTCGTCCACTTCGGACAGATCGCCGCCGGACTCGAGCGCGGCGGCCATCTCGTCGGCGACGGCGTCGAGCGCGTCCGGCAGCCCGGCCAGCTCCAGCGGCGACGTCCAGCGCAGCGCCAGCGCTTCCAGCTCGGCGACCAGCGGGTAGAGGCGGCGGGCCTCCTCCGGGTCGAAGGGCGGCACGAGAAAACCCCGGCCCGGCGCCGAAACGAGCAGCCCGCGGTCGGCGAGCCCGATCAGGGCTTCCCGCAGCGGCGTCCGGCTCACGCCCAGCTCGCGCGCCAGGTGCACCTCGTTGACGCGGGCGCCGGCGGCGAGCCGCCCGTCGAGCACGCGGGTGGTGATCTCCTCGATGAGGTCGCTGCGCAGCGGGGCCCGGGCCATGGCGGCAGTATTGCATACAGAAGAGAGCTACTGTATTCAGTTCACATGACCTTCGACGTCGATCGCGCTCGCCGGGACACCCCCGGCTGCTCCGAAGTGGTCCACTTCAACAACGCCGGTTCCGCGCTGCCGCCGGCCGTCGTGACCGACACCGTCGTCGAGTACCTTCGCCACGAAGCCCTGGCCGGCGGCTACGAAGCGGCCGCCGAGGCGTCGGACCGCCTGGCCGCGGTGTACGCGTCGGCGGCGAGGCTGGTCGGCGCCGACCCGGACGACATCGCGCTCACCGACAACGCGACCCGCTCGTGGCAGGCGGTGTTCTACGCGCTGCCGTTCGGGCCCGGTGACCGGATCCTGACCAGCCGTGCGGAGTACGCGAGCAACGCCATCGCGTTCCTGCAGGTGGCCCGGCGCACCGGCGCGGCCGTCGAGGTGATCGGCGACGACGAATCCGGGCAGCTGGACGTCGAAGAGCTGAAGCGGCGCGTCGACAGCGACGTCAAGCTGATCGCCGTCAGCCACGTGCCCACCCAGGGCGGGCTGGTCAACCCGGCCGAGGAGATCGGCGCGGTCGCCGAGGCGGCCGGCATCCCGTTCCTGCTCGACGCTTGCCAGTCGGCGGGCCAGCTCGACCTCGACGTCTCCCGCCTGAAGTGCGACGCGCTGTCGACGACCGGCCGCAAGTACCTGCGCGGCCCGCGCGGCACCGGCTTCCTGTACGTGCACCCGCGCCTGCGCGAGCGGCTGGAGCCGGCGATGCTCGACCTGCATTCGGCGAGCTGGGTGTCGCCGGGCGAGTACGTCGTCGACCCGACGGCCAAGCGCTTCGAGGTGTGGGAACGCGACTTCGCGGCGGTGTTCGGCCTCGGCGCGGCGATCGACTACGCGCTCGGCTGGGGCCTGCCGGCCATCGAAGAGCGCGTCGCTTCCCTGGCCGCGTCGCTGCGCCAGCGGCTCGCCGACGTCGGCGCGCGCGTGCACGACGTCGGGGCGCGCAAATGCGGAATCGTCACCTTCAGCCTCGACGGCTTCCCCGCCGCGGAGGTCAAAGCCCGGCTGGCCGAGGCGAACGTCAACACGTCGGTGTCGTCGCGGACGTCGGCGCAGTTCGACTTCACGGCCCGCGACCTGCCGGACATGGTCCGGGCGTCGGTGCACTACTACAACACCGAAGACGAGATCGATCTTCTCGTGCGGCAGGTGGAAAAGCTCTAGAACGCGTTCACGCCGGTCAGCTCCGCCGACACGGTCCACAGCCGTTCGGCGAGCACCGGGTCGATCGCGTAGTCCTTGACGCCGGTGCGGGCGCCGTCGGCGGGCGCGGGTCCGGCGATGTCGCAGTCTTCGAGGTAGACGCCACCGAGGCCGTCGAGCTGCGGGGACGTCGCGGCCCACACCTGTGTCGCGGCGCCCTGCTCCGGCGTCTTCGCGCCGCCGGTGACCTGACCGGACTCGTCGACCATGCCGGCGTCGATCAGCTCCCGGCGGTCGAGGTGGCGCACGAGGTCGGTCAGGATCCGGCCCGGGTGCAGGGCGAACGCGCGGACGCCGGACTCGCGCGCCAGCTTGTCGAGCTGGACCGCGAAGAGGACGTTCGCCGTCTTCGCCTGGCCGTACGCGAGCCACTTGTCGTAGCCCCGCCGGAATTCGAGGTCGTCGAAGCGGACCGGGCCGTAGTGGTGGCCGCGCGAGGACACCGACACCACGCGGGCCCCGGGTACGAACGCGGGCCAGAGCCGGTTCACCAGGGCGAAGTGGCCGAGGTGGTTGGTCGCGAACTGCGCTTCCCAGCCCGGTCCGACGCGGGTCTCCGGCGGCGCCATGATCCCGGCGCCGGCGACGAAGATGTCGATCCCGCGACCGGCGAACCGCTCGGCGAAGGCGCGGACGCTGCCGAGGTCGGCGAGGTCCAGCTCGTCGACCTCGACGTTTCCGAAGCCCCGCAAGGCTTCTTCGGCCGTCGCGCGGCGCCGGGCCGGGACGACGACGTGCGCGCCCGCCGCCGTCAGCGCCCGAGTTGTCTCGAGGCCGATGCCGGAGTAGCCGCCCGTGACGATCGCGAGCTTGCCGCTCAGGTCGATCCCGGCGACGACCTCGGCCGCCGTGGTGGTGGCGCCGAAGCCCGAGCCGATCCTGTGCTGTGGCGTGGTCATGCCGCCGACGTTAGGTCCTGGAGTGAACTCCGGCGCAAGTTCGGCCCTTGGGCAGCCGCCGCGCGATCACCAGCTTCCGGATGCGCGCGCCACGCGCCGGGCAGCGCCCAGCCGAACAGGCGGAGCTCGGCGGCCTTCTCCCGGATGTCGGCGGAAATCTCCGCGCGCACGCTGCCCGGATCGCTGCCCCCACGGACCTCGCCGGGCGCGGTAGCTTGGGCCGATGCGCAAGCCGCTCACCGTCGTCATGGCCGCCGTCGCCGCGGCCGTCATGCTGCCCTCGACCGCGTCCGCGACACCGGGCAGCGGCGTCACCGGCACGATCCTGGCCCGGAAGACCGCCGGGCACACCGACTACACGCTGCGGGAGATCACCATCCAGCCCGGCGGCTACACCGGCTGGCACTTCCACGACGGCACGCTCTACGCGTACGTGAAGGCCGGCACGCTGACGCACAACCTCGCCGACTGCAGCCTCGACGGCGTCTTCGGCACGGGCCGCGCGTTCACCGAGAAGCCCGACCAGGTGCACATCGGCCGCAACCTCGGCACGACGCCGCTGGTGCTGGA
Proteins encoded in this region:
- a CDS encoding SDR family NAD(P)-dependent oxidoreductase, with amino-acid sequence MTTPQHRIGSGFGATTTAAEVVAGIDLSGKLAIVTGGYSGIGLETTRALTAAGAHVVVPARRRATAEEALRGFGNVEVDELDLADLGSVRAFAERFAGRGIDIFVAGAGIMAPPETRVGPGWEAQFATNHLGHFALVNRLWPAFVPGARVVSVSSRGHHYGPVRFDDLEFRRGYDKWLAYGQAKTANVLFAVQLDKLARESGVRAFALHPGRILTDLVRHLDRRELIDAGMVDESGQVTGGAKTPEQGAATQVWAATSPQLDGLGGVYLEDCDIAGPAPADGARTGVKDYAIDPVLAERLWTVSAELTGVNAF
- a CDS encoding pentapeptide repeat-containing protein produces the protein MDDRPRLRLSLGLNIVLLLAVAVVAAAGLGALLWLLLGRPPIRQAGGWTAADSFDFAKIVLAVVGGVGAVVALVVAYRKQQLGEAAERREDIKLFAERFTKASDQLGSDKAAVRLAGVYALEDLAQGTPAQRQTIVNVLCAYLRMPYLHPVADRPAAEQAPGPDREENERRQQELQVRLTAQRILRAHLRPADPAGFWRDLDLDLTDAKLADFDFGQCQVRTARFRGAEFTGRADFAAARFGGDALFGEATFLGPVEFGEAVFGGSAAFGGAGFRDLVRFSETRFGGDARFDDASFAWLAGFDGAAFGGVAGFDGARFDEVWFTRAQFGGPVRFSGTTIDGPADFTGARIRIDPPRERVSVRLGGVEIDGDARLTEHGHVFPGDLVLAEQSPPLTGRDGTWAFLQTSAGHADPEASG
- a CDS encoding cupin domain-containing protein, with the protein product MRKPLTVVMAAVAAAVMLPSTASATPGSGVTGTILARKTAGHTDYTLREITIQPGGYTGWHFHDGTLYAYVKAGTLTHNLADCSLDGVFGTGRAFTEKPDQVHIGRNLGTTPLVLEVLYVLPAGSPLSEDAPDPGCGF
- a CDS encoding aminotransferase class V-fold PLP-dependent enzyme, whose protein sequence is MTFDVDRARRDTPGCSEVVHFNNAGSALPPAVVTDTVVEYLRHEALAGGYEAAAEASDRLAAVYASAARLVGADPDDIALTDNATRSWQAVFYALPFGPGDRILTSRAEYASNAIAFLQVARRTGAAVEVIGDDESGQLDVEELKRRVDSDVKLIAVSHVPTQGGLVNPAEEIGAVAEAAGIPFLLDACQSAGQLDLDVSRLKCDALSTTGRKYLRGPRGTGFLYVHPRLRERLEPAMLDLHSASWVSPGEYVVDPTAKRFEVWERDFAAVFGLGAAIDYALGWGLPAIEERVASLAASLRQRLADVGARVHDVGARKCGIVTFSLDGFPAAEVKARLAEANVNTSVSSRTSAQFDFTARDLPDMVRASVHYYNTEDEIDLLVRQVEKL
- a CDS encoding metallophosphoesterase, which encodes MIIAHLSDLHLDDDPRAEHRVAAVMAYLGGLARPIDALVVTGDIADHGAAAEYARAAELLEHPAPVLVCPGNHDVRAAFRAGLLGLPPSDAPINFAREVGGVLFAMCDSTIPGRGAGLLADETLDWLDGVLGGGDGPALVAFHHPPVEVGVPLVDAIRQSGEDRLAAVLGRHPRVKALLAGHVHTGASTTFAGVPLRIAPGVVSGSLLPVEPGADRGWADGGPLEYDRPPALLLHVLHEDGRVTSHHRVVSG
- a CDS encoding GntR family transcriptional regulator, yielding MARAPLRSDLIEEITTRVLDGRLAAGARVNEVHLARELGVSRTPLREALIGLADRGLLVSAPGRGFLVPPFDPEEARRLYPLVAELEALALRWTSPLELAGLPDALDAVADEMAAALESGGDLSEVDDRWHALLLSRCPNPHLLRLIEQTKPLLKRYESCYFGGTARAGESIGEHRRIAAALRAGDLPAASTVLVRNWVKALAYLGKDGR